In Zingiber officinale cultivar Zhangliang chromosome 6A, Zo_v1.1, whole genome shotgun sequence, a single genomic region encodes these proteins:
- the LOC121994943 gene encoding remorin 1.4-like, giving the protein MTQPISVNKSTRGGDSMDKATRYSKISRWLSCKEATDERSQPGSRRQISGRQTTDSRGRTIDSMRLQGKVDAWEMAKLDKIRKRYEKMKITILEWESNKKSKAKQHLERKQILERRQARALSEYRDEVLRIDKFAEEAKAIMEERKRNDELVVLEKEKRMRSMGRVPRRCLCF; this is encoded by the exons ATGACGCAACCAATATCTGTAAACAAAAGTACAAGAGGAGGAGATAGCATGGACAAAGCAACTAGATATAGCAAAATATCCAGATGGCTTAGCTGCAAGGAAGCAACAGATGAAAGGTCACAACCAG GCAGCAGGAGGCAAATCTCAGGGAGACAAACTACAGATTCTAGAGGAAGAACAATTGATTCCATGAGATTGCAAGGAAAAGTTGATGCATGGGAGATGGCTAAATTGGATAAAATAAGAAAAAG GTATGAAAAGATGAAGATTACTATTCTTGAATGGGAGAGCAATAAGAAGTCCAAAGCCAAACAGCATTTGGAGCGAAAACAG ATTCTGGAACGCAGACAAGCAAGAGCATTGAGTGAATACCGTGATGAGGTACTGAGGATCGACAAATTTGCTGAGGAAGCAAAAGCCATTATGGAGGAAAGGAAGAGAAATGATGAGCTGGTGGTGttggagaaagagaagaggatgaGATCCATGGGGAGAGTTCCACGTCGATGCTTGTGTTTCTGA
- the LOC121996592 gene encoding reticulon-like protein B6, with amino-acid sequence MAEHEEPSEAEQIEVKPRDSPSSLEIDSGTEEERPEPSPSAEKAKVFRLFGREKPVHHVQAANLILWRDKKISAGILVGATAIWDLFEFVGYHLLPLISHGLVIFLLMLFLWSKALPFINKHIPEARIPEDQTVRVALAVRNEINRAFAVLREIALGRGLKKFIIVIAGLYLLSIVGTSLNFLTLLYLLFLALHTVPVLYEKYEDKLDAYAEKGMLELKKRYALFDAKVMSKIPRLPLKEKKMH; translated from the exons ATGGCGGAGCACGAGGAGCCGAGTGAGGCGGAGCAAATCGAGGTGAAGCCGCGAGATTCGCCTTCCTCCTTAGAGATCGATTCGGGGACGGAGGAGGAGAGGCCAGAGCCGTCGCCGTCCGCTGAGAAAGCCAAGGTCTTCCGCCTCTTCGGCAGGGAGAAGCCCGTTCACCACGTTCAAG CTGCTAATTTGATTCTATGGAGGGACAAGAAGATCTCAGCTGGAATACTCGTTGGTGCCACTGCTATTTGGGATCTGTTCGAGTTCGTCGGCTACCATCTACTTCCTTTAATTTCCCATGGCCTCGTCATCTTTTTGCTCATGCTCTTCTTGTGGTCGAAGGCCTTGCCGTTTATTAACAA aCACATTCCAGAGGCGAGGATACCTGAGGACCAAACTGTGAGAGTCGCGCTCGCCGTGAGGAACGAGATCAACAGAGCTTTCGCTGTTCTCAGGGAGATTGCGCTTGGGCGGGGTCTAAAGAAGTTTATCATT GTGATCGCCGGACTCTACTTGCTGTCGATCGTTGGCACCTCGTTGAACTTCTTGACACTGCTCTACCTAC TATTCTTGGCACTCCACACTGTGCCAGTTCTCTACGAGAAGTACGAAGACAAGCTCGACGCGTACGCCGAAAAAGGCATGCTTGAACTAAAGAAGCGGTATGCTTTGTTCGATGCCAAGGTCATGAGCAAGATCCCTAGACTTccattgaaggagaagaagatgcaCTAG
- the LOC121996589 gene encoding peroxiredoxin-2C-like — protein sequence MASIVVGDVLPDGELAWFDESNQLQMISVHWLAAGKKVVLFAVLGAFTPICSMIHLPGFIESAEELKSKGIDEILLISVNDPFVMKAWAMTYPENRHVKFLADGSGTYTRALGLELDLSDEGLGTRSRRFALLVDNLVVTVANIEEGGEFTISGAEEILKVL from the exons ATGGCTTCGATCGTTGTCGGCGATGTGCTCCCGGACGGAGAATTGGCTTGGTTCGATGAGAGCAACCAATTGCAGATGATCTCCGTACACTGGCTTGCCGCTGGCAAGAAGGTCGTCCTCTTCGCAGTCCTCGGAGCTTTCACACCCATTTGCAG CATGATACATCTCCCCGGTTTCATTGAAAGTGCGGAGGAACTCAAATCCAAAGGCATCGACGAGATCCTCCTCATCAGCG TTAATGATCCATTTGTGATGAAGGCATGGGCTATGACGTATCCTGAGAACAGGCATGTCAAATTCCTAGCTGATGGTTCAGGCACTTACACTCGTGCCCTTGGGTTAGAATTGGACCTCTCCGATGAGGGTTTGGGCACTCGATCGCGAAGGTTTGCTCTTCTCGTCGACAACCTTGTGGTGACAGTTGCGAACATTGAAGAAGGGGGAGAATTCACTATATCTGGTGCGGAAGAGATCCTGAAGGTCCTTTAG
- the LOC121996591 gene encoding uncharacterized protein LOC121996591 — MAPSVSERPRCGDSPPFFTSAHSLAASVLSLLPFSPFNATPAAKAATAPVSCRTNGSRSMTLPFLLPASGSSSHGTMNQGTTSPSGSAIRSFASGVRIEGLVSSSKGGGGPAFVGQVFSMLDPSGNGLMAVTTRFDIPFLTNRAPAWIKKMLESITGSDKKGPVFRFFMDLGDAVSYVKHLNVPTGMVGACRLDVAYEHFKEKPHMFQFVPNQKQVKAANELLKQIPRKHGRRKVDGVPVFTAHNLNIAIATNDGLKWYIPYFFDKNLLDNILEASIDQHFHTMIQNRHKKRRRDAVDDNLTADAIEEYSDSLFEPPEVQEMMDEMGQYGIPLSVISKAAEIQLLDVVDKVLLGNRWLRKATGIQPKFPYLVDSFEERSATSSARSSKRIEGSDKKQPDRQFGAPDPVLHNDPGLHNDLQGGTHDQSSNQSNFKFPFHGLFQNPWTRQHQEQKNLDEHVNLNPRSEMDATSKPPQNPLLPKITMVGISMSEGHMDRTHLKKTMEDLTNELEQASNQSKPVEEMDPLFIANVGDYSSLTRLNSS, encoded by the exons ATGGCCCCATCCGTTTCTGAGCGACCACGTTGCGGAGATTCTCCTCCTTTCTTTACCTCAGCGCACTCCCTCGCCGCCAGCGTCCTCTCCCTCCTCCCCTTCTCCCCCTTCAACGCTACCCCGGCAGCGAAGGCAGCGACGGCCCCCGTTTCGTGTCGGACGAACGGATCTCGCTCCATGACCTTGCCCTTTCTCCTCCCGGCTTCCGGATCTTCTTCTCACGGAACCATGAACCAGGGGACAACGTCGCCGTCGGGCTCGGCTATTAGGAGCTTTGCTTCCGGGGTGAGGATTGAGGGGTTGGTGTCGAGCTCCAAGGGTGGAGGCGGGCCGGCTTTCGTGGGACAGGTCTTTAGCATGCTTGATCCCTCCGGCAATGGCCTCATGGCGGTCACCACTCGGTTCGACATCCCTTTCCTCACAAACAG AGCTCCTGCGTGGATCAAAAAAATGCTAGAGTCGATTACTGGCTCAGATAAAAAAGGTCCCGTTTTCCGATTTTTCATGGATTTAGGTGATGCAG TTTCGTATGTTAAACACCTCAATGTTCCAACTGGTATGGTGGGTGCTTGCCGCCTTGATGTAGCATATGAGCATTTCAAG GAAAAACCACATATGTTCCAGTTTGTTCCTAACCAGAAACAG GTAAAGGCAGCTAATGAGCTGCTTAAGCAAATTCCTAGAAAACATGGCAGAAGAAAGGTTGATGGCGTTCCTGTTTTTACAGCCCATAATTTAAATATTGCTATAGCAACAAATGATGGACTAAAGTG GTACATCCCATATTTTTTCGACAAAAATTTACTAGATAATATTCTTGAAGCTTCAATTGATCAACACTTCCATACTATGATCCAAAATCGCCACAAGAAACGACGCCGAGATGCTGTTGATGATAATTTGACAGCAGATGCAATTGAGGAATACAGTGATAGCTTATTTGAGCCTCCAGAG GTTCAAGAAATGATGGATGAAATGGGGCAATATGGAATACCACTAAGTGTCATATCAAAAGCTGCGGAGATTCAACTTCTTGATGTTGTTGATAAAGTGCTTTTAGGAAACAGGTGGTTGAGGAAAGCCACTGGTATTCAGCCAAAGTTCCCTTACTTGGTGGACTCATTTGAAGAAAG GAGTGCCACTTCATCTGCTAGGTCCTCTAAGCGGATTGAAGGTTCTGATAAGAAGCAACCTGACCGGCAGTTTGGTGCTCCAGATCCTGTTTTACATAATGATCCTGGTTTACATAATGACCTACAAGGAGGAACGCATGATCAATCGTCAaatcaaagtaattttaaatttccattccATGGATTGTTTCAAAATCCCTGGACAAGACAACATCAGGAACAGAAAAATCTCGATGAGCATGTGAACTTGAATCCAAG GTCGGAAATGGATGCTACGAGCAAACCACCACAGAATCCCCTTCTTCCAAAGATCACAATGGTCGGCATTTCCATGTCTGAAGGGCACATGGACAGAACGCACTTGAAGAAGACTATGGAAGACCTAACAAATGAGCTGGAGCAAGCGAGCAATCAGTCCAAACCCGTGGAGGAGATGGACCCCCTTTTCATCGCTAATGTGGGTGATTACTCTAGCCTTACAAGGCTGAACTCATCCTGA